Part of the Streptomyces sp. RFCAC02 genome is shown below.
AGCGCGACCGTCGCGTCGTTCAGCACGGCCGACAGGTACGGCTGCACCTGGAAGCCCCGCGCCTGGAGCGGCATCACGCCGTCCTCAAGGCGCGAGAGGTCCAGGAGCTGCGCGACGAGCCGGCCGAGGCGCTCGGTCTGCCGCAGGGCCGTGGCCATCGTCGCGGGATCGGCCTCGGACACGCCGTCCACCACGTTCTCCAGGACCGCGTGCAGCCCGGCGATGGGCGTGCGCAGTTCGTGCGAGACGTTGGCGATCAGCTCGCGGCGCTGGCGGTCGGCCGCCTGGAGATCGGCCGCCATGCGGTTGAACGCGTGCCCGAGGTCGCCCAGCTCGTCCCGCCGGGCGACATGGACACGGCGCCCGTAGTCGCCGCGCGCCATGGCACGCGCGGCCGACGTCATCTCCAGGACGGGCGTGGCCAGGCTGTGCGCCACGAACTGCGTGACCAGCAGCGAGGCGATGATCGCCAGCACGGCGATCACCTGCAGCTCGATCGCGGACCGGTACGCCATGAGGATCAGCAGCGTCGTGATCGCCACGCAGATGATCACGAGCCAGCCCAGCGCCGCCTTCACCGACCGCATCGGGTCGAACGGGCGCAGCACCCGCCACACGAGGAGCCGGCCCCGCCGCCACACGGGATGCCGGACCGGGTCGGACACGTCCCTCAGACCTCGCCGCCCGCCGCCGCGCCGATGCCGGGCTCGCCGGCGTAACCGGGCGGCGTCTCCAGCGCGTACCCGACGCCGTGGACCGTGCGGATGCGCTCGGCGCCGATCTTGCGGCGCAGCGCCTTCACATGGCTGTCCACGGTGCGGGTGCCGGAGGCGTCGGCCCAGTCCCACACCTCGGCGAGGAGTTGCTCGCGCGTGAGCACGGCGCGGGGCGAGCGTGCCAGGCACATCAGCAGGTCGAACTCGGTCGGGGTGAGGTGGATGTCCTTGCCGGCGGCCCTGACCCGCCGCTGCGTGCGGTCGATCTCCAGGTCGCCGAGGCGGACGCTGCCCGGCCGCGGGGTGGTGGCGGCGACCGCGGCGCGCTCGATGCGGCGCAGCAGGACGTGGGCGCGGGCGACGAGTTCCCGCATGGAGAAGGGCTTCGTCATGTAGTCGTCGGCGCCGACGCCGAGGCCGACCAGCATGTCCGTCTCGTCGTCCCTGGCCGTGAGCATGAGGACGGGGACCGGGCGCTGCGCCTGCACGCGCCGGCACACCTCCAGGCCGTCGAACCCGGGCAGCATCACGTCGAGGACGAGGAGATCGGGGTGCCACGCGGCGGCGGTCTCGACGGCCGCCGGGCCGTCCGCGGCCGTTTGCACGAGGAAGCCCTCGGCGCGCAGCCTGGCGGCGATCGCCTCGACGATGGTGGGGTCGTCCTCGACCACGAGCACGCGGCGCTGGGCGCCGGGTGTGGCCGCTGTGGCGGTGTGGTGCGCGGTGCGGTCGGGGCCTGTGTGCCCGTGCGTGGACTCCCCGTGACCGTTCCGCGGGGATGGGGGGTCCTGAAGGTTCCGGTCCATCGGCGACATCCTGGTGTCCGTCTGAGTCATGTGTCCCGCCCCCGGGGCGTCGTCCCGGTGCCAGTCCTGTGCCGGCCGGCTGCGTCCGGCCGCTGTCGATCGGTGGTCGATCGGGTGAAGGTCTCGACGACCACGTGGGAAGCAGCGTAGAGCGGCAGTGAAGGCCGCGGCTACGCGTCCCGGCTGGCGAAATGATGGCTGGCGAGAAAGAGCACGTCCGGAGCGCCGCGTTCCACGGGGACGGCGCGGGTGTGTACGGCCGCGAATCCGGCGTCGCGCAGCGCGTCGGCGAACTCCGGTGAGGCGGCGGCCGACCAGACGGCCAGGACGCCGCCGGGCGCGAGGGCGGCGCGGCATGCGGCGAGCCCCGCGGGGGAGTAGAGGCCCCCGTTGTCCTCGGTGACGGTCCAGTCCGGGCCGTTGTCGATGTCGAGGCACAGCGCGTCGTAGGGCGTGCCCTCCCGGGCGGTGGCGCGGAGGTGGTCGAGGAGGTCGGCGTGCACGAGGCGGGTGCGGGGGTCGGCCAGGGCGTCGGCGGTGCGGGCGTGCAGGGGGCCGGCGCGGTGCCAGTCGATGACGGCGGCCTCGCGTTCGACCACGTCGACGCGGCCCCAGCGGGGGTCGGCCGCGGCCTCGGCCAGGGAGAAGCCGACGCCGAGGCCGCCGATCAGGAGGCTGGGCGCGGGGCGTGCGGGGTCCGGGCCGGTGACGGCGTCGAGCGCGGCGGTGACGAGCCGGCGTTCCGAGCGGCCGTCGGAGGTGTCCATGAGGAAGCAGCCGTTGGCGATGATCTGGAGCAGGCCGCCGTGGCGGCGCAGGACGACCTCGCCGTACGGGCCGGTCCTGCGGTCGAGGACGACGGGCCTGCCGTCGTCGTCGGGCGGGAGCGGCGCGGTGGGGGGAACGGGTGCGGGGGCCATGCGGTCATTGTCCCGCACGGCCCCCGCCGGGGATCGGGTGTCAGCCGTTGTTGGCCAGGACGCGCAGGCGGTCGATGGCACCGTTGAAGACGTTGTGGTCGCCGACGGTCGGACCGGACGAGGTGTACTGCCAGAAGGTGTAGAAGCTCCAGCCGGCCGGGAGCGTGCCCGCGCTGGACGCGTAGCGGGCGATCCAGAGGGGG
Proteins encoded:
- a CDS encoding ATP-binding protein; protein product: MSDPVRHPVWRRGRLLVWRVLRPFDPMRSVKAALGWLVIICVAITTLLILMAYRSAIELQVIAVLAIIASLLVTQFVAHSLATPVLEMTSAARAMARGDYGRRVHVARRDELGDLGHAFNRMAADLQAADRQRRELIANVSHELRTPIAGLHAVLENVVDGVSEADPATMATALRQTERLGRLVAQLLDLSRLEDGVMPLQARGFQVQPYLSAVLNDATVALKRGHARTDVRLRLDVAPGSLRAHADPERLDQVVTNLVDNAVKHSPRGGQVTVRARPGERTGGLVIEVQDEGPGIPPEQRELVFERFGRGTIDGVTPRDGGTGLGLAIARWAVDLHGGTIGVAESRRGCRIRLTLPGNAKANN
- a CDS encoding response regulator transcription factor; the protein is MDRNLQDPPSPRNGHGESTHGHTGPDRTAHHTATAATPGAQRRVLVVEDDPTIVEAIAARLRAEGFLVQTAADGPAAVETAAAWHPDLLVLDVMLPGFDGLEVCRRVQAQRPVPVLMLTARDDETDMLVGLGVGADDYMTKPFSMRELVARAHVLLRRIERAAVAATTPRPGSVRLGDLEIDRTQRRVRAAGKDIHLTPTEFDLLMCLARSPRAVLTREQLLAEVWDWADASGTRTVDSHVKALRRKIGAERIRTVHGVGYALETPPGYAGEPGIGAAAGGEV
- a CDS encoding spermidine synthase; translation: MAPAPVPPTAPLPPDDDGRPVVLDRRTGPYGEVVLRRHGGLLQIIANGCFLMDTSDGRSERRLVTAALDAVTGPDPARPAPSLLIGGLGVGFSLAEAAADPRWGRVDVVEREAAVIDWHRAGPLHARTADALADPRTRLVHADLLDHLRATAREGTPYDALCLDIDNGPDWTVTEDNGGLYSPAGLAACRAALAPGGVLAVWSAAASPEFADALRDAGFAAVHTRAVPVERGAPDVLFLASHHFASRDA